From Nerophis lumbriciformis linkage group LG13, RoL_Nlum_v2.1, whole genome shotgun sequence, one genomic window encodes:
- the gpm6bb gene encoding glycoprotein M6Bb isoform X1, translating into MGCFECCIKCLGGVPYASLVATILCFCGVALFCGCGHVALTGTVSILESHFSKVASDHAMLTDVIQLMQYVIYGIASFFFLYGIILLAEGFYTTSAVKELHSEFKTTICGRCISGMFVFLTYILGVAWLGVFGFSAVPVFLFYNMWSTCATMKLPTANLTDIDSICVDVRQYGIIPWNATPGKACGSTLGDICNTSEFYLSYHLYIVACAGAGATVIALIHFLMILSANWAYLKDASQMHAYQDIKMKEEQELQDITSHSKECLNSYT; encoded by the exons GTTGCTTCGAGTGCTGCATCAAATGTCTCGGCGGCGTGCCGTACGCCTCGCTGGTGGCCACCATCTTGTGCTTCTGCGGCGTGGCCCTCTTCTGCGGCTGTGGTCACGTGGCGCTCACGGGCACCGTCTCCATCCTGGAGagtcacttctccaaagtggccaGCGATCACGCCATGCTGACCGACGT aATCCAGCTGATGCAATATGTCATCTACGGCATCGCCTCCTTCTTCTTCCTGTACGGCATCATCCTGCTGGCCGAGGGCTTCTACACCACCAGCGCTGTCAAGGAGCTGCACAGCGAGTTCAAGACCACCATCTGTGGACGCTGCATCAGTGGAATG TTTGTGTTCCTCACCTACATTCTGGGTGTGGCCTGGCTGGGCGTGTTCGGCTTCTCCGCCGTGCCCGTCTTCCTCTTCTACAACATGTGGTCCACCTGCGCCACCATGAAGTTGCCCACCGCCAACCTCACTGACATCGACTCCATCTGCGTGGACGTGCGTCAGTACG GAATCATCCCGTGGAACGCCACGCCAGGAAAGGCCTGCGGATCGACGCTCGGCGACATCTGCAATACCAGCGAG TTCTACCTGTCTTATCACTTGTACATCGTAGCCTGCGCTGGAGCCGGAGCCACAGTCATCGCTCTG ATCCACTTCCTCATGATTCTCTCAGCAAACTGGGCCTACCTTAAGGACGCCAGTCAAATGCATGCCTACCAAGACATCAAAATGAAAGAGGAGCAAGAGCTGCAGGACATCACGTCACACTCCAAGGAATGCCTTAATTCCTACACATAA
- the gpm6bb gene encoding glycoprotein M6Bb isoform X2 has protein sequence MGCFECCIKCLGGVPYASLVATILCFCGVALFCGCGHVALTGTVSILESHFSKVASDHAMLTDVIQLMQYVIYGIASFFFLYGIILLAEGFYTTSAVKELHSEFKTTICGRCISGMFVFLTYILGVAWLGVFGFSAVPVFLFYNMWSTCATMKLPTANLTDIDSICVDVRQYGIIPWNATPGKACGSTLGDICNTSEFYLSYHLYIVACAGAGATVIALLIFMMATTYNFAVLKFKSREDCCTKF, from the exons GTTGCTTCGAGTGCTGCATCAAATGTCTCGGCGGCGTGCCGTACGCCTCGCTGGTGGCCACCATCTTGTGCTTCTGCGGCGTGGCCCTCTTCTGCGGCTGTGGTCACGTGGCGCTCACGGGCACCGTCTCCATCCTGGAGagtcacttctccaaagtggccaGCGATCACGCCATGCTGACCGACGT aATCCAGCTGATGCAATATGTCATCTACGGCATCGCCTCCTTCTTCTTCCTGTACGGCATCATCCTGCTGGCCGAGGGCTTCTACACCACCAGCGCTGTCAAGGAGCTGCACAGCGAGTTCAAGACCACCATCTGTGGACGCTGCATCAGTGGAATG TTTGTGTTCCTCACCTACATTCTGGGTGTGGCCTGGCTGGGCGTGTTCGGCTTCTCCGCCGTGCCCGTCTTCCTCTTCTACAACATGTGGTCCACCTGCGCCACCATGAAGTTGCCCACCGCCAACCTCACTGACATCGACTCCATCTGCGTGGACGTGCGTCAGTACG GAATCATCCCGTGGAACGCCACGCCAGGAAAGGCCTGCGGATCGACGCTCGGCGACATCTGCAATACCAGCGAG TTCTACCTGTCTTATCACTTGTACATCGTAGCCTGCGCTGGAGCCGGAGCCACAGTCATCGCTCTG CTGATCTTCATGATGGCTACCACTTATAACTTTGCCGTTTTGAAGTTTAAGAGTCGAGAAGACTGCTGCACTAAGTTTTAA
- the gpm6bb gene encoding glycoprotein M6Bb isoform X3, protein MGCFECCIKCLGGVPYASLVATILCFCGVALFCGCGHVALTGTVSILESHFSKVASDHAMLTDVIQLMQYVIYGIASFFFLYGIILLAEGFYTTSAVKELHSEFKTTICGRCISGMFVFLTYILGVAWLGVFGFSAVPVFLFYNMWSTCATMKLPTANLTDIDSICVDVRQYGIIPWNATPGKACGSTLGDICNTSEFYLSYHLYIV, encoded by the exons GTTGCTTCGAGTGCTGCATCAAATGTCTCGGCGGCGTGCCGTACGCCTCGCTGGTGGCCACCATCTTGTGCTTCTGCGGCGTGGCCCTCTTCTGCGGCTGTGGTCACGTGGCGCTCACGGGCACCGTCTCCATCCTGGAGagtcacttctccaaagtggccaGCGATCACGCCATGCTGACCGACGT aATCCAGCTGATGCAATATGTCATCTACGGCATCGCCTCCTTCTTCTTCCTGTACGGCATCATCCTGCTGGCCGAGGGCTTCTACACCACCAGCGCTGTCAAGGAGCTGCACAGCGAGTTCAAGACCACCATCTGTGGACGCTGCATCAGTGGAATG TTTGTGTTCCTCACCTACATTCTGGGTGTGGCCTGGCTGGGCGTGTTCGGCTTCTCCGCCGTGCCCGTCTTCCTCTTCTACAACATGTGGTCCACCTGCGCCACCATGAAGTTGCCCACCGCCAACCTCACTGACATCGACTCCATCTGCGTGGACGTGCGTCAGTACG GAATCATCCCGTGGAACGCCACGCCAGGAAAGGCCTGCGGATCGACGCTCGGCGACATCTGCAATACCAGCGAG TTCTACCTGTCTTATCACTTGTACATCGTGTGA